The following nucleotide sequence is from Bacteroidales bacterium.
GCACGCGGATTACCACAAAGCCGTTGACGATTGTGAATTAATTAATTTTTCAGGGTTAAATGAAGTAATGAAATACACTTACAACATCATAAAATTCCTTGACAAAGCCGGCAAAATAAGTTATCGTCCGGCAACAGTTATTGATGAAATACTGATTAAATAATCTATCGTTATTGTTTAATTTCAAAAGAGTCAATTACCAGCATATTTGTATCTATGGCCTGTACAACAAGTCTGTTATCTTTAATTTTTAGAGTACAAAAATGATATGTGTTTGTAAAAAGCTGTGACTCGGGAATTTTTTTTGTTTTAGGATACATTGGGGCGCCGCCACCGGCAGTGGTAATATAATAAATACCGTTTGAAAATGCCTTTTCGTAACAATGGTTATGGGCGTTAAAAACGAGGTCAACACCGTATTTTTCAAATAACGGCACAAGGTTTTTGCGCAGCTTTTTTATTTGAGTATTATGCGGTCCTGAACTATAGACGGGCAGATGCATTATTACTGCACAAAATTTGTTTTTTTCGTAGTTATTCAGGTCGTTTTCAAGCCAAAGGTATTGTTCGGAATCCTTGGTATAATCTGAAAAATTATCAATAATTACAAAATGCATATTCATAATGTTTACCGAATACCATTTGCCATTGTTTGGCAGAGAAAAATCATGCGATACGGTTTTTGAATGCAGTTCATGGTTCCCATAGCAAGGATAAAACCGGCTACTGTCTATAATAATAGAAAAAAACTTTTTAAATGTAACCCAAGCTGATTTTTTTAACCCGTTGAAAACAATGTCGCCTGTATGAAATACTGCAACAGGTTTTAACTGCATGATCTTTTTTGAAATGCTTTGATTCACAAGGTGGTTAATACGTATATTTCCCGAAACTTTGGTGCGGGTGTCGCCAAATACCACAACAACAGAATCGGTTTGAGCCGGCAGAATTGAATGGCGGCAAATAATTAAAAAAACAAAAATCAGGTAAGAATAAAATTTTCTCAAAATATTTGATTGTTTTTACAAAAATAGAAAATCCCCGTATTTATATGTCTTTGTTGATTTTTATTATAAGAGTGTTTTGTTGTTAATTTTTGAAAGAAAACAGATACAATGGCACGGATGCAAAAATCCAGGCATAAAGTTTCTGCTCATTGAACTTATTCGGAATTATTTTATACTTTTATTGTGGAATTTCAATAAAAAAATATCTAATACCCGATTTTTTCAAATAATAACTTAAATCCTCACAAGCCATGAAAACAAAAAAATTTTTTATAGCAAGTCTTTTTGCCTTGCTTATTGTTTGCCTGCAGCTTAGCAGTTGCGGAAGCAAATCAGAACAAAAAAATTATGATAGCCCGGAAACAGGATATTATGAAAAGTCCCCTGCCACTTCAGCTGAAGAAGAGGTAACAGAAACAAAGGATTATAACACAAAAAGTGAAGGCCAAAAATTCAATGGAGTTAATGATAAAATTACACCGCAGGAAACTCAGGAAAAAATCCCGCAGAAAATCATTAAAACCGCCGATATCAGCTTTCAGGTGGAAAAATACATTACAGCGCGTGCAAAAATTCTGGAAATTATCAAAAAACACGGGGGTTATGTTTCTTCAGAAAACCAAACAAGCGACGAATACCGCACCAGCAATATCATGATAATCAGGGTAACGTCTTCTGTTTTTGATGCGTTGGTTGATGAATTATTAAAAGAAGCGGTGTTTATTGATTATAAAAAAATTGAAGCACAAGATGTTACTGAAGAATTCGTTGATATTAATGCAAGGTTGAAATCCAAAAAAGATGCCATGCAGCAATATGAAGCCATACTCAAAAAGGCTTATACCATCAATGATATTCTTGAGGTTCAGCAATATATCCGCACTTTACAGGAAGAAATTGAATCGCTGGAAGGCCGGCTGAAATACCTAAACAATAAAGTGGAGTTAAGCACCATCAATGCTACATTTTACGAACAGGGAAAGATTATACCTGCACAGAAAAACTCATTTGGCTACAAGCTTAAAGAAGCCTTATCGTGGGGTTGGCAAGGGTTGTTAGTTTTCTTTATCGGTATTATCTATCTATGGCCCTTGTGGATAATTTTAGGAATTTCCTTGTTCTTATTGTTTTATTTTCTGAAAAAAGCCCGTAAAAAAAGAGCTGCCCGCAAGCTTCAACAATAATAAAACAAATAAAAAATTTTAATAGCCCCACCATTAATGACGGGGCTATTAAAAATAATTTCAATCAAACAGGGTTTCAGCCCTTTTAAAAATAAATCTATTAAATCCATTTTTTAATATTTTTGTTTTTGAAAAAATTCAACTATGAAATCCAAACACGAAACCATCACCAGCGTAAGCAACAAACGAATTAAAAATATTGCATTGCTGATGCGTAAGCAATCCGAGCGCAAAGCTCAGAGATTGATGGTGGTGGAAGGCGAAAAAGAAATCCGTCAGGCCCTGAATGCGGGTGTCGTCCCGGATTCTGTTTTTATTTGTCACAAAATCGCTACAGACCAAGCGCTTGTTGAACAATGCACAGCAGCTTGCACGGCGGAAAATTTGTTTTTTATCACTAAAGATGTTTTTGCAAAAGTGGCTTACCGCGACGACAGCGGAGGAATTATTTTGCTTGCCAAAACCCGTTATTTACAATTAGACGACATAACACTTCCGCCAAATTCTCTGATTGTTATTCTTGAAAATGTTGAAAAACCAGGTAATCTGGGGGCAGTGCTTCGCACCTGTGATGCTGCCGGCGTTGATTTACTCATCATTTGCGATCCGGAAACGGATATATACAATCCCAATGTCATACGTTCGGGCATAGGTTGTATATTTACACAAAGAGTTGTTGTCTGCACTTCCAATGAAGCTATAGTCTGGCTGAAAAAAAATAAGATTACGGTTTATGCTGCCGCGCTGCAAACGAACGATTTTTATCATGAAGCCGATATGACAAACCCTGTTGCTTTGGTTTTCGGAACTGAGGCTTCCGGTCTTACAGAAAAATGGCTGCATACCGCTGACCAGATCATTAAAATCCCCATGCTGGGAACCATTGACTCGCTGAATGTTTCAAATTCCGTAGCGATTATGGTTTACGAAGCAAAACGGCAGCGGGGGTTTGCATGATTGTTTGCAGTATAAATTCATGAATTTATACTGCAAATCCAAACTGTTTTTTTATTACCTTTGCTGCAATAATGTTGTTTAAAAACTGTTATTACCAAAAACAAAAGACTGGTATGAAATTCATTAAATACTTCCTTCTTTTTTCTTTTGTTTTACTTTTTGCATCAACAGACAGTTTTGCTCAAATAGGTTTTTATTCTGATTCAACATCTGAATCCGGTATGGATAACCACAAAAACAACGCATCATTATTGAAGTATAAACGACTGGGTGTTTCGATGGAAATGGGCGTGGGTATAAGTGGCTCAAAATACGGAGCGGGGGCTTATACATATTTGTCCCCATTTCTGAGTTATCGCGTGTCTCCAAAATTCCGCCTCGATGTGGGAGCAAGTTATATTCAGGGTTTTAATAATTCAGGAATAAATGAATATTACTTTGGGAAAAATCCCGCATACCTTTCGATCTTTGCCCGTGGAAATTATCTGGTTTCTGATAAGCTGTTAATTTCGGGCGCCGTTTATAAAATGTTCGATCTGAACAAACCTGAAACAAGCGACATTTTATCACAGAAGAAAAAATTCAACAATTACGGAGTCATGCTGGGCGTGGATTATAAAATCACCGAAAATCTTACTATTGGCGCCCAGGTCAATTTCTCCGACCGCAATCCATATTATTATCCCGGCTCTTATTATAACCAGAACGAATTTGGCCCGGATTTTCATCAGGGAATGAACCAATACAACGGCTTTGGCGGGATTCGCCCTTATTACGGATTTGGGAGCTGGTAGAAGCAGAATTACATTAAAAAAAAGCCTTAGCTTTGATTTAACGCATTAAGAATGAATACAAGCTGTTTTTCAACAGGCAGCATTCCGTCGATCCAGATTATTTTTGTTCCCCTTCTCTCCATGCCCCGGAACCACGTCATCTGCCGCTTGGCAAACTGGTGTATGGCAATATTCAGCAAACGCTCCATTTCCTCATAGGAATATTGTTTCAATAAATATTTTGTAATATATTTGTATTCAAGTCCATAACGAATCAGTCGGCTTGGGCTGATACCCGAACTAATTAGTTTTTGCACCTCTTCAACCATGCCATCATTCAACCGTCTGGTTAAACGCTCGGTAATTCTTTTCCTCACCTCTTCCCGCGGTATTTGTACACCAAAAACATATTGTTTTTCAGGCAAATAAGAGTTTTTTTCTTTCGACTTTTCTTCAGAAAAATGCGCAATTTCTATGGCTCGTACCAGTCGGCGGCGGTTTTCGGTATCGGTTTCGTTGTGAAGCGTTTTATATGATTCTAAAATCTTTATTAATTCTTCATCGGTTTTGTTTTCAAGGGATTTGCGAAAAGTTTCGTTAACAGGCACATCAGGTACGACATAGTTTTTTAACACGGCCTCGATATAAAGCCCTGTACCTCCGCACAATATCGGAATATTTTTTCTGTATGAAATCTCTTGAAATACCCTTTTAAAATCATTTACAAAACGATGAAGGTTGTATTCTTCTCCAGCTTCGGCAATATCAATAAGGTGATAGGGAATTATTTTCCCGTTCATTTTATAATCATCCAAATCTTTCCCCGTTCCTATAGTCATACCGCGGAAAACCTGCCGCGAATCAGCACTGATGATTTCCCCACCGATATTTGCAGCCAGTGCAACAGCCAATTTGGTTTTTCCGCAAGCCGTAGGGCCAAGAATTGTAATAAAATAATCAGGGTTCAATTTCTTTTTTTTAGGATACCGAAATTACTATTTTTTTCTTTTACGAGGATTATCAGGACTAAAGACCTTTACTAACACTATTTAAATTTGATTTTTTTAATAAATGTCCTTCAAACAAAACACTATATTTGTAACCCAAAATCAAAAACTTATGACAGAAAAAATTCACCGTGTATTACGCGACTCTAAAGCTGCCCGCTGGGCTGCATTATTCATAGTATCATTTACCATGTTTGCTGGATATTTCCTGGCCGATGTAATGGCTCCGTTACAAACACTGCTTGAAAAGCAACTGAATTGGAATGCCAATGAATACGGTTTTTTTACCAGTGCCTACGGATGGTTTAATGTGTTTCTTTTCTTTTTAATTATCGGGGGCATTATCCTTGACAAAATGGGTGTGCGCTTTACCGGGCTCATGGCTGCCATGATAATGGTGGGGGGTACGGCAATTAAATATTGGGCAATATCAACTCATTCGCTGGATGGCACAATATTGTTCGGCTGGAAAGCCCAAGTGATGGTGGCGGCAATTGGCTATGCTATTTTTGGTGTAGGCGTTGAGGTTGCCGGAATCACTGTTACAAAAATTATTGTCAAGTGGTTTAAAGGTCACGAAATTGCCCTTGCTATGGGAATCCAACTGGCAGTAGCAAGATTGGGAACTGCATTGGCACTTTCCACTTCTGCACCTATTGCGAAAGCAGCAGGAACAGTTTCTATGCCGGTACTTATTTGTTTAATTGCTTTATGTATTGGGCTTCTATCTTTCTTTGTTTATACATTTCGCGATAAAAAACTTGATGCTTCAATAAAAGCAGCTAACCTTGACAATGATGCACCGGCAGAGGAAGAATTTAAAATAAAAGATATTTTCAGAATTTTAAATAATAAAGGATGGTGGTATATTGCCCTACTTTGTGTACTTTTCTATTCTGCTGTTTTCCCGTTTTTGAAATATGCAACCAACCTTATGGTTAATAAATTTGGTGTTGATGAAGCTGTTGCCGGTGTTATTCCCGGGTTGCTCCCATTTGGGAACATCCTTTTAACGCCTCTTTTTGGTGGTATTTATGATAAAAAAGGTAAAGGTGCGACAATAATGATAATAGGAGCCTTAATATTAATTCTTGTTCATGCCTTGTTTGCTGTACCTTTCCTGAATCACTGGTTTAT
It contains:
- a CDS encoding metallophosphoesterase, with translation MRKFYSYLIFVFLIICRHSILPAQTDSVVVVFGDTRTKVSGNIRINHLVNQSISKKIMQLKPVAVFHTGDIVFNGLKKSAWVTFKKFFSIIIDSSRFYPCYGNHELHSKTVSHDFSLPNNGKWYSVNIMNMHFVIIDNFSDYTKDSEQYLWLENDLNNYEKNKFCAVIMHLPVYSSGPHNTQIKKLRKNLVPLFEKYGVDLVFNAHNHCYEKAFSNGIYYITTAGGGAPMYPKTKKIPESQLFTNTYHFCTLKIKDNRLVVQAIDTNMLVIDSFEIKQ
- a CDS encoding DUF4349 domain-containing protein — translated: MKTKKFFIASLFALLIVCLQLSSCGSKSEQKNYDSPETGYYEKSPATSAEEEVTETKDYNTKSEGQKFNGVNDKITPQETQEKIPQKIIKTADISFQVEKYITARAKILEIIKKHGGYVSSENQTSDEYRTSNIMIIRVTSSVFDALVDELLKEAVFIDYKKIEAQDVTEEFVDINARLKSKKDAMQQYEAILKKAYTINDILEVQQYIRTLQEEIESLEGRLKYLNNKVELSTINATFYEQGKIIPAQKNSFGYKLKEALSWGWQGLLVFFIGIIYLWPLWIILGISLFLLFYFLKKARKKRAARKLQQ
- a CDS encoding RNA methyltransferase; protein product: MKSKHETITSVSNKRIKNIALLMRKQSERKAQRLMVVEGEKEIRQALNAGVVPDSVFICHKIATDQALVEQCTAACTAENLFFITKDVFAKVAYRDDSGGIILLAKTRYLQLDDITLPPNSLIVILENVEKPGNLGAVLRTCDAAGVDLLIICDPETDIYNPNVIRSGIGCIFTQRVVVCTSNEAIVWLKKNKITVYAAALQTNDFYHEADMTNPVALVFGTEASGLTEKWLHTADQIIKIPMLGTIDSLNVSNSVAIMVYEAKRQRGFA
- a CDS encoding porin, whose product is MKFIKYFLLFSFVLLFASTDSFAQIGFYSDSTSESGMDNHKNNASLLKYKRLGVSMEMGVGISGSKYGAGAYTYLSPFLSYRVSPKFRLDVGASYIQGFNNSGINEYYFGKNPAYLSIFARGNYLVSDKLLISGAVYKMFDLNKPETSDILSQKKKFNNYGVMLGVDYKITENLTIGAQVNFSDRNPYYYPGSYYNQNEFGPDFHQGMNQYNGFGGIRPYYGFGSW
- the miaA gene encoding tRNA (adenosine(37)-N6)-dimethylallyltransferase MiaA; translation: MNPDYFITILGPTACGKTKLAVALAANIGGEIISADSRQVFRGMTIGTGKDLDDYKMNGKIIPYHLIDIAEAGEEYNLHRFVNDFKRVFQEISYRKNIPILCGGTGLYIEAVLKNYVVPDVPVNETFRKSLENKTDEELIKILESYKTLHNETDTENRRRLVRAIEIAHFSEEKSKEKNSYLPEKQYVFGVQIPREEVRKRITERLTRRLNDGMVEEVQKLISSGISPSRLIRYGLEYKYITKYLLKQYSYEEMERLLNIAIHQFAKRQMTWFRGMERRGTKIIWIDGMLPVEKQLVFILNALNQS
- a CDS encoding MFS transporter, whose amino-acid sequence is MTEKIHRVLRDSKAARWAALFIVSFTMFAGYFLADVMAPLQTLLEKQLNWNANEYGFFTSAYGWFNVFLFFLIIGGIILDKMGVRFTGLMAAMIMVGGTAIKYWAISTHSLDGTILFGWKAQVMVAAIGYAIFGVGVEVAGITVTKIIVKWFKGHEIALAMGIQLAVARLGTALALSTSAPIAKAAGTVSMPVLICLIALCIGLLSFFVYTFRDKKLDASIKAANLDNDAPAEEEFKIKDIFRILNNKGWWYIALLCVLFYSAVFPFLKYATNLMVNKFGVDEAVAGVIPGLLPFGNILLTPLFGGIYDKKGKGATIMIIGALILILVHALFAVPFLNHWFIAILLVITLGIGFSLVPSAMWPSVPKIIPERQLGTAYSLIFWVQNWGLMGVPYLIGWVLDKYCVTGQNIVDGQAVTTFNYTIPMLIFMGFGVLALIFAFLLKAEDKKKGYGLQLPNIKK